One part of the Phragmites australis chromosome 3, lpPhrAust1.1, whole genome shotgun sequence genome encodes these proteins:
- the LOC133911172 gene encoding protein kinase PINOID-like encodes MAAPASSPTASSSPPPKPPNKASAMLEPPSSPYLDAAASSVSSASSSAGSSQADRSSTFSLDSSSAATPSSSPPRPHRASDVAWAPIRGRGAAAPLGPRDFTLLRRVGAGDIGTVYLCRLENSQPDGGSASCAYAMKVVDRRALAKKGKLGRAAAEKRVLRRLDHPFLPTMFADFDAGTDFSCVVMEFCPGGDLHSLRHRMPGRRFLLASARFYAAEVLLALEYLHMMGIVYRDLKPENVLIRADGHIMLTDFDLSLESTTSPALEDARNGADDEAPAPTCLPIPELQLLRLRRWKRRAAPRAPRPQFVAEPVDAKSNSFVGTHEYVAPEVARGGGHGAAVDWWAYGVFLYELIYGRTPFVGETNDATLRNIVRRPLEFPAAPHGGGDAAARDLITRLLDKDPRSRLGSRRGAADVKAHAFFKGLNFALLRSSAPPVVPPAAALHQCDNAADVQQLFDHF; translated from the coding sequence ATGGCCGCTccggcctcctcccccaccGCGTCTTCGTCACCCCCGCCCAAGCCTCCAAACAAAGCCTCCGCCATGCTAgagccgccgtcgtcgccctaCCTCGACGCCGCGGCCTCCAGCGTCAGCTCCGCGAGCAGCAGCGCGGGCAGCAGCCAGGCAGACCGCTCGTCGACGTTCTCCCTCGATTCGTCGTCGGCCGCGACGCCGTCGTCGTCCCCGCCGCGCCCGCACCGCGCGAGCGATGTGGCCTGGGCGCCCATCCGGGGCCGGGGCGCCGCGGCGCCGCTTGGCCCGCGGGACTTCACGCTCCTCCGCCGCGTCGGCGCGGGGGACATCGGCACCGTCTACCTCTGCCGCCTCGAGAACAGCCAGCCCGACGGTGGTTCCGCGTCGTGCGCGTACGCCATGAAGGTGGTGGACCGGCGCGCGCTCGCCAAGAAGGGTAAACTGGGCCGCGCGGCAGCCGAGAAGCGCGTCCTGCGCCGGCTCGACCACCCATTCCTGCCCACCATGTTCGCGGATTTCGACGCGGGCACGGACTTCTCATGCGTCGTCATGGAGTTCTGCCCTGGAGGCGACCTCCACTCCCTCCGGCACCGAATGCCCGGGCGCCGGTTCCTGCTCGCCTCCGCTCGGTTCTACGCCGCCGAAGTGCTCCTGGCGCTCGAGTACCTGCACATGATGGGCATCGTGTACCGCGACCTCAAGCCGGAGAACGTGCTCATACGAGCCGACGGCCACATCATGCTCACCGACTTCGACCTGTCGCTCGAGTCAACGACGTCGCCGGCGCTCGAGGACGCGAGGAACGGGGCCGACGACGAGGCACCAGCACCGACCTGCCTCCCCATCCCAGAGCTGCAGCTCCTTCGGCTGAGGAGGTGGAAGCGCCGGGCCGCGCCGAGGGCGCCTCGGCCGCAGTTCGTGGCGGAGCCGGTGGACGCGAAGTCGAACTCCTTTGTGGGCACCCACGAGTACGTGGCGCCCGAGGtggcgcgcggcggcgggcaCGGCGCGGCCGTGGACTGGTGGGCGTACGGCGTGTTCCTCTACGAGCTGATCTACGGGCGCACACCGTTCGTGGGCGAAACCAACGATGCCACGCTCCGCAACATCGTGCGCCGCCCGCTCGAGTTCCCCGCCGCGCCGCACGGGGGTGGGGACGCCGCGGCACGCGACCTGATCACGCGGCTCCTGGACAAGGACCCGCGCTCGCGTCTCGGGTCGCGGCGCGGCGCCGCCGACGTGAAGGCGCACGCGTTTTTCAAGGGCCTCAACTTCGCGCTGCTGCGGTCGTCGGCGCCGCCCGTCGTACCGCCGGCGGCCGCGCTGCACCAGTGCGACAACGCCGCCGACGTGCAGCAGCTGTTCGATCACTTCTGA